A portion of the Apus apus isolate bApuApu2 chromosome 3, bApuApu2.pri.cur, whole genome shotgun sequence genome contains these proteins:
- the KLHL31 gene encoding kelch-like protein 31 codes for MAPKKKNVKKNKADINEMTIIVEDGPLSKLNGLNGLLDGGNGFSCISSEVSDPLYSPNLLEGLSKMRQENFLCDLTISTKTKSFSVHKVVMASSSDYFHNILKKDPSTQRVDLNDVSPLGLATVITYAYTGKLTLSLYTIGSIIATAIYLQIHTLVKMCCDFLIQEISVENCMYVANIAETYGLKTTKEAAHKFIRDNFIEFSETDQFLKLTFDQINELLADDDLQLPSEIVAFQIAIKWLEFDQKRVKFAADLLGNIRFGTISAQDLVNYVQTVPRMMQDADCHKLLVDAMNYHLLPYHQNTLQSRRTRIRGGFRVLVTVGGRPALTEKSLSRDILYRDPENGWKKLSEMPSKSFNQCVTVMDGFLYVAGGEDQNDARNQAKHAVSNFCRYDPRFNTWIHLASMTQRRTHFSLNVFNGLLFAVGGRNSEGCLSSLECYVPATNQWQMKAPLEVPRCCHASAVVDGRILVTGGYINNAYSRSVCMYDPSKDSWQDKASLSTPRGWHCAVSLLERVYVMGGSQLGGRAERVDVLPVECYSPYTGQWSYVAPLQTGVSTAGASTLSGKIYLVGGWNEIEKKYKKCIQCYNPDLNEWTEEDELPEATVGVSCCTISMPNTKTRESRASSVSSVPVSI; via the exons ATGGCCCCTAAGAAGAAGAATGTGAAGAAGAACAAAGCAGATATCAATGAAATGACTATCATTGTGGAAGATGGCCCTCTCAGCAAACTAAATGGCTTGAATGGACTCTTGGATGGAGGAAATGGCTTTAGCTGCATCTCATCTGAAGTTTCTGACCCATTATATAGCCCAAATCTCTTGGAAGGTCTAAGCAAAATGAGACAAGAAAATTTTCTTTGTGACTTGACTATCAGTACCAAAACCAAATCCTTCAGTGTTCATAAGGTGGTGATGGCTTCAAGCAGTGACTACTTTCATAACATCCTAAAGAAGGATCCATCCACTCAAAGAGTGGACCTCAATGATGTGTCCCCATTGGGTCTAGCTACTGTTATCACCTATGCTTACACCGGGAAACTTACTCTCTCACTTTATACAATAGGTAGTATTATTGCCACAGCAATTTATCTACAGATTCACACCCTTGTCAAGATGTGCTGTGATTTTCTAATCCAAGAAATCAGTGTTGAGAATTGTATGTACGTTGCCAATATTGCAGAAACATATGGACTAAAAACAACCAAGGAAGCAGCACATAAATTTATTCGAGACAATTTCATTGaattttcagaaacagatcAGTTCTTAAAACTTACTTTTGATCAGATTAATGAACTTCTTGCAGATGATGACTTGCAGTTGCCTTCTGAAATTGTTGCATTCCAGATTGCAATAAAATGGCTGGAATTTGACCAAAAAAGAGTAAAGTTTGCTGCTGATCTCTTAGGTAACATCCGTTTTGGTACCATCTCAGCCCAAGACCTTGTCAACTATGTTCAAACTGTGCCAAGAATGATGCAAGATGCAGACTGCCATAAACTCCTAGTGGATGCCATGAACTATCATTTGCTTCCCTACCACCAGAATACACTGCAGTCCAGAAGAACAAGGATCCGTGGAGGTTTCAGAGTCTTAGTTACTGTTGGGGGACGCCCTGCTCTAACAGAAAAGTCTCTTAGCAGAGATATCCTATACAGAGATCCTGAAAATGGATGGAAGAAGCTGAGTGAAATGCCTTCTAAAAGTTTTAATCAGTGTgtgacagtgatggatggattTCTCTATGTGGCCGGTGGGGAAGACCAGAATGATGCCAGGAACCAAGCCAAGCATGCAGTCAGCAATTTCTGCAG aTACGATCCTCGTTTCAACACCTGGATCCACCTGGCAAGCATGACTCAGCGGCGCACCCACTTCAGCCTGAACGTGTTCAATGGCCTCCTTTTCGCAGTGGGTGGTCGCAACTCTGAGGGGTGCCTCTCCTCACTTGAGTGCTATGTGCCTGCAACTAATCAGTGGCAGATGAAAGCACCTCTGGAGGTGCCCAGGTGCTGCCATGCCAGTGCAGTGGTGGATGGTCGGATCCTGGTCACGGGAGGCTACATTAATAATGCTTACTCTCGCTCTGTGTGCATGTACGACCCCAGCAAAGATAGCTGGCAGGATAAGGCCAGTCTCAGCACCCCGAGGGGGTGGCACTGTGCAGTGTCCCTTCTGGAAAGGGTCTATGTCATGGGTGGGTCTCAGCTCGGGGGGCGAGCCGAAAGGGTCGACGTTCTCCCTGTGGAGTGTTACAGCCCTTACACAGGGCAATGGAGTTACGTGGCTCCTCTGCAAACTGGAGTTAGTACTGCTGGTGCCTCCACCCTTAGTGGGAAAATTTACCTAGTGGGTGGCTGGAATGAgatagagaaaaaatataagaaGTGCATTCAGTGCTATAATCCGGATCTCAATGAATGGACAGAGGAAGATGAGCTGCCTGAGGCCACGGTGGGCGTATCCTGTTGTACAATATCTATGCCCAACACCAAGACAAGGGAGTCCAGGGCCAGCTCAGTTTCTTCTGTCCCAGTCAGTATTTAA